The following proteins are co-located in the Fructilactobacillus carniphilus genome:
- the rimP gene encoding ribosome maturation factor RimP, with the protein MSETSEIIAKVTETVEPILAAANFYLYDIEFVKEGGSWYLRVYVDKDGGITLDDCVLVSDQLSEKLDELDSDPFADPYFLEVSSPGAERPLKKEQDYQRALNEYVHLSLYQKLDGKKTYEGTLIKLDDQALTIRVTEKNREKDVVVPRDLISKARLAIKF; encoded by the coding sequence TTGAGCGAAACGAGCGAAATTATTGCAAAGGTCACAGAGACCGTGGAACCGATTCTAGCAGCAGCAAACTTTTATTTATATGACATCGAATTTGTTAAAGAAGGTGGCAGTTGGTACCTCCGTGTGTACGTTGACAAAGATGGTGGCATTACGTTGGATGATTGCGTGTTGGTCAGTGATCAATTGAGCGAAAAGTTAGATGAACTGGATTCAGATCCATTTGCAGACCCATACTTTTTGGAAGTTTCGTCTCCAGGAGCAGAACGGCCCTTGAAAAAAGAACAGGACTATCAACGCGCTCTCAATGAATACGTTCACTTGTCCCTTTACCAAAAATTAGATGGGAAAAAGACCTACGAAGGAACGCTAATTAAACTAGATGACCAAGCTTTAACCATTCGGGTAACGGAAAAGAACCGGGAAAAAGACGTAGTTGTGCCCCGGGATTTAATTTCGAAGGCTCGCTTGGCAATTAAATTTTAA
- the truB gene encoding tRNA pseudouridine(55) synthase TruB, translated as MINGIIPLYKPLGMTSFGCVSKIRGIVHQKKVGHSGTLDPNVDGVLPICLGNGTKVVDYLMATGKTYRGAITLGFATTTEDLDGEIVAEQHDFKPLTDAQIKTGLTHFIGSQIQTPPMYSAVKVNGRRLYDYARHGETVKRPQRTIRVTDFYQIGESIVDRNAGTQTIFFEVDCGKGTYVRTLAVDFGRDFGLPAVMSQLTRIASGGFDIQQTVALETLEDAQQAGQLDQFVYPIDHALHAFAHVDLTAEQWAQVQHGAFLPASDLQTTEAEIVLRYNGSDKALYYYDEGHQRYKPQKMFSLE; from the coding sequence ATGATCAACGGAATTATCCCGTTATATAAGCCGTTAGGCATGACTAGCTTTGGTTGTGTCAGTAAAATTCGTGGCATCGTGCACCAAAAAAAGGTCGGACATAGTGGCACCCTCGATCCCAACGTGGATGGAGTGTTACCAATTTGTTTAGGCAATGGGACCAAGGTGGTTGATTATCTGATGGCCACCGGGAAGACCTATCGAGGAGCGATTACCCTGGGTTTTGCGACAACCACTGAAGATTTGGATGGTGAAATTGTTGCCGAACAGCATGATTTTAAGCCCCTGACCGATGCACAAATTAAAACGGGATTAACGCACTTCATTGGTTCTCAGATTCAGACGCCGCCCATGTATTCGGCGGTCAAGGTGAACGGACGTCGCTTGTATGATTATGCCCGCCATGGCGAAACCGTCAAACGGCCGCAACGCACGATTCGGGTCACTGATTTCTATCAAATTGGAGAGTCCATTGTTGATCGAAACGCTGGAACCCAAACAATTTTCTTTGAAGTGGACTGTGGCAAAGGAACCTACGTGCGGACGTTAGCGGTCGACTTTGGTCGCGACTTTGGCTTACCCGCCGTGATGTCACAACTAACTCGGATTGCTAGTGGTGGATTTGATATTCAGCAAACGGTTGCTTTAGAAACTCTGGAGGATGCGCAACAAGCCGGACAATTAGATCAGTTCGTTTATCCAATTGACCATGCGCTTCACGCCTTTGCACACGTTGACTTGACGGCTGAACAGTGGGCGCAGGTCCAACATGGGGCCTTTTTACCAGCATCAGACTTGCAGACTACTGAAGCAGAAATCGTTTTACGCTATAATGGTAGCGATAAGGCTTTATACTACTATGATGAGGGTCACCAGCGGTATAAACCACAAAAAATGTTTAGTTTGGAGTAA
- the infB gene encoding translation initiation factor IF-2, protein MAKKRIYELAKELNVPSKKVLGVAQANGIKVKNHMSSLDASQEKTVRGAMTNKSQPSTKNQSQATGTKPRTNNNGKANQHHTGSQAQQGNQRRSNANHSKPTTKNNQHQSDQKQPARAKTTTSAKSTTTAKPKTGGGKFGGSLNRNNNNNKNKKKRRNNRNNRFANMYSKNQRIRQNHKKKAPTVRKNRPLPEVLVYEDGMNAQDLGKILHREPAEIIKKLFMLGMMVNQNQSLDKDAIELLAADYGIKAQEKEHVNVSDIDKFFEEEENNTSYQAPRPPVVTIMGHVDHGKTTLLDYLRHSHITAGEAGGITQAIGAYQLKQDDHLITFLDTPGHAAFTEMRARGANITDITVLVVAADDGVMPQTVEAIDHAKEANTPIIVAVNKIDRPNANPQHVKEQLMNYGLVPEDYGGDTIFVDISAKNGTNVDELLNMILLQADVMELKANPKQNGAGSVVEARLDRGKGPVATLLVQQGTLRRGDPIVVGDTFGRVRTMANEAGQDLESATPSTPVEITGLNAVPEAGDRFVVFDDEKTARAAGEERAKEAQIEERKQNNRVTLDNLFDSMKQEDMKQVNVIIKADVQGSVEALADSLKKIDVEGVNVNVIHASVGAVNESDIALAKASNAIIIGFNVRPTPQAKLQAETDKIDVRLYQVIYNAIDDVTAAMKGKLDPTYVEEVTGSIDVRQIYKASAVGTIAGGMVNDGYVRNDSKVRLVRDGVVKYDGELGSLKRFKDDVKEVKQGHECGLTIENYNDIKVGDVIEAYHMKEVAPK, encoded by the coding sequence ATGGCGAAAAAAAGAATCTATGAACTAGCAAAAGAACTAAACGTTCCCAGTAAAAAAGTACTGGGTGTAGCGCAGGCCAATGGGATTAAGGTAAAAAACCACATGTCATCATTAGATGCATCCCAAGAAAAAACAGTGCGAGGAGCAATGACTAACAAAAGCCAACCAAGTACCAAGAACCAGTCCCAGGCAACGGGAACCAAGCCCCGGACAAATAATAATGGGAAAGCCAACCAGCACCACACTGGATCACAGGCCCAGCAAGGGAACCAACGTCGTTCAAATGCTAACCATTCTAAGCCAACCACCAAGAACAACCAACACCAATCAGATCAAAAGCAACCGGCTCGTGCTAAAACGACGACGAGTGCTAAGTCAACTACCACCGCTAAGCCAAAGACTGGTGGCGGTAAGTTTGGTGGGAGCTTAAATCGCAACAACAATAACAACAAAAATAAAAAGAAACGTCGGAATAACCGTAACAACCGGTTTGCCAACATGTATTCCAAGAACCAACGGATTCGGCAAAACCACAAAAAGAAGGCTCCGACCGTTAGAAAGAACCGGCCGTTGCCAGAAGTATTGGTTTATGAAGACGGGATGAATGCTCAAGACTTGGGTAAAATCCTGCACAGAGAACCAGCTGAAATCATCAAGAAGCTCTTTATGTTAGGGATGATGGTGAACCAAAACCAATCCTTGGATAAGGATGCGATTGAATTGCTGGCTGCCGATTACGGCATCAAGGCGCAAGAAAAAGAACACGTGAACGTTTCTGATATCGATAAGTTCTTTGAAGAAGAGGAAAATAACACTAGTTATCAAGCTCCTCGTCCTCCAGTCGTAACCATCATGGGACACGTTGATCACGGTAAGACCACATTGTTGGATTACCTGCGTCACTCCCACATCACGGCAGGCGAAGCAGGGGGAATTACCCAGGCGATTGGGGCTTATCAATTAAAACAAGACGATCATTTGATTACGTTCTTAGATACTCCTGGACACGCGGCCTTCACTGAAATGCGGGCTCGGGGAGCTAACATCACTGACATTACGGTACTAGTGGTCGCAGCGGACGATGGAGTGATGCCGCAGACGGTTGAAGCCATTGACCATGCTAAGGAAGCCAACACGCCAATTATCGTGGCCGTGAACAAGATTGACCGCCCCAACGCTAATCCGCAACACGTGAAAGAACAGTTGATGAATTATGGTTTGGTTCCAGAAGATTACGGTGGAGATACGATTTTCGTTGATATTTCCGCTAAAAACGGAACGAACGTGGACGAACTGTTGAACATGATCCTATTACAAGCAGACGTGATGGAATTAAAGGCCAACCCGAAACAAAATGGAGCCGGGTCAGTGGTAGAAGCACGACTAGACCGAGGTAAGGGTCCCGTAGCTACATTGTTAGTGCAACAAGGAACCTTACGTCGCGGTGATCCCATCGTGGTTGGTGATACATTTGGTCGAGTGCGGACGATGGCGAACGAAGCTGGACAAGACCTAGAATCGGCTACTCCATCAACGCCCGTTGAAATTACGGGATTAAACGCCGTTCCAGAAGCCGGTGACCGGTTCGTGGTCTTTGATGACGAAAAGACTGCGCGAGCTGCCGGAGAAGAACGGGCCAAAGAAGCACAAATTGAAGAACGAAAGCAAAACAACCGGGTTACATTGGATAACTTGTTTGATTCCATGAAACAAGAGGATATGAAGCAGGTTAACGTGATCATCAAAGCTGACGTGCAAGGTTCGGTTGAAGCCTTGGCAGATAGCCTGAAAAAGATTGACGTTGAAGGTGTGAACGTGAACGTCATCCATGCTTCGGTGGGGGCCGTGAACGAAAGTGATATTGCCCTAGCAAAGGCAAGTAACGCAATTATCATTGGGTTTAACGTGCGGCCTACTCCGCAAGCTAAGTTGCAAGCGGAAACGGACAAGATTGATGTGCGGCTTTACCAAGTTATTTACAACGCGATTGACGACGTGACGGCGGCCATGAAAGGGAAGCTTGATCCAACTTACGTAGAAGAAGTAACTGGTAGCATTGATGTCCGGCAAATCTACAAAGCTTCCGCCGTGGGAACCATCGCTGGTGGAATGGTTAATGATGGTTACGTCAGAAATGACAGTAAGGTGCGTTTGGTTCGGGACGGGGTAGTTAAATACGACGGCGAACTAGGCAGTTTGAAGCGCTTTAAAGATGATGTGAAGGAAGTTAAGCAAGGTCACGAATGTGGATTGACCATTGAAAACTACAACGACATCAAAGTGGGCGACGTAATCGAAGCCTACCACATGAAAGAAGTTGCTCCGAAGTAA
- the rnpM gene encoding RNase P modulator RnpM — translation MRKDVISGEMFPKKELVRIVRDKEMNVELDPTGKKSGRGAYVQVDVAAVKKARDEKILDQVFSVTLSPDFYATLIDYVDHIQARRELMKNDQL, via the coding sequence ATGCGGAAGGATGTTATTTCTGGAGAAATGTTCCCCAAAAAGGAACTTGTGCGCATTGTTCGGGATAAAGAAATGAACGTCGAGTTAGATCCAACCGGGAAAAAATCCGGGCGGGGTGCCTACGTTCAGGTTGACGTTGCGGCCGTTAAAAAGGCTCGGGACGAAAAAATTCTTGATCAAGTTTTTTCCGTTACTCTATCTCCTGATTTTTATGCAACTTTGATTGATTACGTTGATCACATCCAAGCACGACGGGAACTGATGAAAAATGACCAATTATAA
- the rbfA gene encoding 30S ribosome-binding factor RbfA: MVQQYRVGRLQQEIQKEVDDILLKRVRDPRVQGVTVTGVKVTGDLQQATIYYSILSSDKAEQEKVQQGLDKATGLIRGELGHRLSIYVTPEIHFERDESIEYGSKIDQLINKLNQ; this comes from the coding sequence ATGGTACAACAATATCGAGTTGGTCGGCTTCAACAAGAAATTCAAAAAGAAGTCGATGACATTTTATTGAAGCGCGTGCGTGATCCGCGGGTGCAAGGAGTTACGGTCACTGGTGTTAAAGTGACAGGGGACTTACAACAGGCCACCATTTATTACAGTATTTTGTCGAGTGACAAAGCAGAACAAGAAAAGGTTCAGCAGGGACTCGATAAAGCCACGGGGTTAATCCGGGGCGAACTGGGTCACCGCTTAAGTATCTACGTTACTCCGGAGATTCATTTTGAACGAGACGAATCGATTGAGTACGGAAGTAAGATTGACCAGTTGATTAATAAATTAAATCAATAA
- a CDS encoding YlxQ-related RNA-binding protein, translated as MTNYKQTLNLLGIARRAGKIVTGESLVLNGIRHQQVQFLFLASDAGAATAKRFLDKSRFYAVPVNNDLNKAELSAAIGQPRTVIGITDQGFARKLNEINK; from the coding sequence ATGACCAATTATAAGCAGACACTTAATTTGTTGGGAATTGCTCGGAGAGCTGGTAAAATAGTTACGGGAGAGTCATTGGTTCTAAACGGAATTCGCCACCAGCAGGTGCAGTTCTTGTTTTTAGCTAGTGATGCCGGTGCGGCAACTGCGAAACGCTTTTTAGACAAAAGTCGATTTTATGCCGTTCCAGTTAACAACGACCTAAACAAAGCAGAATTAAGTGCAGCCATCGGGCAGCCACGAACAGTCATTGGAATTACAGACCAGGGTTTTGCGAGGAAATTAAATGAAATAAATAAGTAA
- the nusA gene encoding transcription termination factor NusA: MSKELVTALDELEREKGVKKEVVIEALEAALISAYKRNYDQAQNVDVEFNERQGNINVYAVKKVVEEVVDPRLEVSLDEALQINRGYELGDEIKFKVTPKDFGRIAAQTAKQVIMQRVREAERQNVYDKYSKYQDELVTAEVERQDNRFVYLNLDGVEAAMAHNDQMPNETYRPQDKLKVYVTNVDDAAKGPQVFVSRTAPGLLKRLFEQEVPEVYDGVVEIVSIAREAGDRSKVAVKSNEANVDPVGTTVGPRGQRVQDIVNELGGENMDIVQWDEDPAQYIANALNPAEVIDVIFKDGEEKACTVVVPDDQLSLAIGKRGQNARLAARLTGYRIDIKSESEMTDPDANEAEGEISAADVGDEAAD; this comes from the coding sequence ATGAGTAAAGAGTTAGTAACGGCGCTCGATGAATTAGAGCGCGAAAAAGGCGTTAAAAAGGAAGTTGTCATTGAAGCGTTAGAAGCTGCTTTGATTTCAGCTTACAAACGCAACTATGACCAAGCCCAAAACGTGGACGTTGAATTTAACGAACGACAGGGTAATATTAACGTTTATGCCGTTAAAAAAGTGGTTGAAGAAGTTGTTGATCCGCGTTTAGAGGTGAGCCTCGACGAAGCACTGCAAATCAACCGGGGTTACGAGCTGGGTGATGAAATTAAATTTAAGGTGACGCCCAAAGATTTCGGTCGCATTGCGGCTCAAACCGCTAAACAAGTCATCATGCAACGAGTTCGGGAGGCCGAACGGCAAAATGTGTACGACAAGTACAGTAAGTATCAGGATGAATTAGTCACGGCCGAAGTGGAACGCCAGGATAACCGGTTTGTATACCTGAACTTGGATGGCGTAGAAGCAGCCATGGCGCACAACGACCAGATGCCGAACGAAACTTATCGTCCGCAAGATAAGTTGAAGGTGTACGTAACGAACGTTGACGATGCTGCCAAGGGTCCCCAAGTCTTTGTGAGTCGGACAGCTCCGGGATTGTTGAAACGTTTGTTTGAACAAGAGGTACCCGAAGTCTACGACGGTGTGGTCGAAATTGTTTCGATTGCCAGAGAAGCGGGTGACCGTTCTAAAGTAGCAGTAAAATCAAACGAAGCCAACGTCGACCCGGTTGGGACTACGGTCGGACCTCGTGGCCAACGGGTGCAAGACATTGTAAACGAATTGGGGGGCGAAAACATGGATATTGTCCAGTGGGATGAAGATCCAGCCCAATACATTGCCAACGCCCTCAATCCGGCCGAAGTAATTGACGTGATCTTTAAAGATGGCGAAGAAAAGGCTTGTACCGTAGTGGTTCCAGATGACCAGTTGTCGTTAGCCATCGGAAAGCGTGGGCAAAATGCCCGACTCGCTGCTCGTTTAACTGGATATCGAATTGACATCAAGTCTGAGTCAGAAATGACTGACCCCGATGCCAACGAAGCTGAAGGGGAAATTAGTGCGGCCGATGTTGGTGATGAAGCGGCAGACTAA